A single genomic interval of Chitinophaga sp. 180180018-3 harbors:
- a CDS encoding NADP-dependent oxidoreductase has translation MKAIVLKDFGGVDNLIYTTLPVPELAEGEVLVKVNAISINPIDVKTRSGSGMAAALKAFSPIILGWDISGVVIASRSSLFKEDDEVFGMINFPGHGKAYAEYVAAPAADLALKPAGISHEEAAAASLAALTAWQMLTVYTPVQPGQRVLIHAAAGGVGHYAVQIAKHLGAYVIGTSSAANREIVLGLGADEHIDYRAGRLADQVGGIDFVLDAIGGDNIDLSLEVMKPGATIVSIPSGLKEAAPAKAAARGMKGFAPRVSSNGADMKQLAALLATGQLRSLVSAVFAFDEMAKAHLQQETNRTVGKLVVKTDTIS, from the coding sequence ATGAAAGCAATTGTTTTAAAAGACTTTGGCGGAGTAGATAATCTTATCTATACAACGCTACCCGTTCCGGAGCTGGCAGAAGGAGAGGTGCTGGTGAAAGTAAATGCTATCAGCATCAATCCCATCGATGTTAAAACCCGCTCCGGAAGCGGGATGGCAGCTGCATTGAAAGCGTTTTCCCCCATTATACTGGGTTGGGATATTTCCGGGGTGGTGATTGCTTCCCGTTCATCTTTGTTTAAGGAAGATGACGAAGTGTTTGGTATGATCAACTTCCCGGGGCATGGGAAGGCTTATGCAGAGTATGTGGCGGCGCCTGCAGCAGATCTCGCGCTGAAGCCTGCCGGTATTTCTCATGAAGAAGCTGCGGCAGCATCGCTGGCTGCGCTTACAGCCTGGCAGATGCTGACGGTCTATACGCCCGTACAACCGGGGCAGCGGGTATTGATACATGCCGCAGCCGGCGGGGTAGGGCATTATGCTGTACAGATCGCCAAACACCTCGGCGCTTATGTGATTGGTACTTCATCAGCGGCCAACCGGGAAATAGTACTGGGGCTGGGTGCCGATGAGCATATCGACTACCGCGCCGGCCGCCTGGCCGACCAGGTTGGCGGAATCGATTTTGTATTGGATGCGATCGGCGGCGATAATATCGATCTTTCGCTGGAAGTGATGAAGCCCGGCGCCACTATTGTAAGCATTCCATCCGGATTAAAGGAAGCAGCTCCTGCTAAAGCCGCTGCCAGAGGCATGAAAGGCTTCGCACCCAGGGTAAGCTCCAATGGGGCTGATATGAAACAACTGGCTGCTTTGCTGGCTACCGGCCAGCTGCGGTCGCTGGTATCTGCTGTATTTGCATTCGATGAAATGGCCAAAGCCCATCTCCAGCAGGAAACTAACAGAACGGTTGGGAAACTGGTGGTGAAAACAGATACCATTTCGTAA
- a CDS encoding DMT family transporter gives MTRYIFMVFAGACSFGILSTFVKLSYHEGYTTAEISFTQALTGMVVLWLIYLAGNKKKQSLTRKDVIWLLLTGASIGCTSWVYYLSVVYIPASVAIVILMQVTWIGLLIDWVLFRKRPSGLQLLTTGMILLGTWMGSGLAGGAAVHLSFKGLLFAGISALVYAIYVVANSRVGKEIPAQLKSAGIMTGSTLFIFLINAPVLVTSAHYNAGLLKWALFLSLFGTIIPPLLFAKGIPKIGVGVSAVIMTAELPVAILCSHLILHEHVDAVQWGGVGLMLLSMVLLNVRYLRK, from the coding sequence ATGACCAGGTATATATTCATGGTTTTTGCCGGCGCATGCAGCTTCGGTATACTATCTACTTTTGTAAAATTATCTTATCACGAAGGCTATACAACAGCAGAAATATCCTTTACACAGGCACTGACCGGGATGGTAGTGTTGTGGCTCATCTATCTCGCCGGCAACAAAAAAAAGCAATCGCTTACCAGGAAAGATGTGATATGGTTGCTGTTAACCGGGGCTTCCATCGGCTGTACGAGCTGGGTGTATTATTTGTCGGTAGTCTATATCCCTGCATCTGTGGCGATTGTAATACTGATGCAGGTCACCTGGATAGGATTGCTGATAGACTGGGTACTTTTCCGGAAACGCCCCTCCGGATTACAACTGCTAACAACAGGAATGATACTCCTGGGAACCTGGATGGGCAGCGGGCTGGCAGGAGGTGCTGCTGTTCATCTCTCCTTTAAAGGGCTATTATTTGCAGGTATTTCCGCACTGGTGTATGCGATATATGTAGTGGCCAACAGCCGGGTTGGCAAGGAGATACCGGCGCAATTGAAAAGTGCAGGTATCATGACCGGTTCTACGCTGTTCATTTTTCTCATCAATGCACCGGTGCTGGTAACAAGTGCGCATTACAATGCAGGGCTATTGAAGTGGGCACTTTTTCTGTCGCTCTTCGGTACTATTATTCCGCCGCTGTTGTTTGCGAAAGGAATTCCGAAAATAGGCGTTGGAGTTAGTGCAGTGATTATGACGGCGGAATTGCCGGTGGCGATTCTTTGTTCGCACCTGATATTACATGAACACGTGGATGCTGTGCAATGGGGAGGTGTGGGGCTGATGCTGTTATCGATGGTGTTGCTGAATGTACGTTATCTGAGGAAATAG
- a CDS encoding PLP-dependent aminotransferase family protein encodes MKKDYLYREISANMARLIREGVLQPGDKLPSVRDICTEHGVSMNTAKRVFLELERDALVEAKPQSGYYVNRLPFRKLQIPETSHPSPLNSHSRPSHLIAKVYGDMGNQGLTLFSIGAPAKELLPVAKLNKAILQATRDLPGSGTGYEPLAGNERLRRAIAKRSFHWGGYLTENDIISTAGGMNAIAFCLMATTRRGDTLAVESPIYPGILQLAVSLGLKVLELPTHPQTGVHPTNLEKVIHQIHCCLLVTNFNTPLGSCMPDEHKRAIVKLITRHRIPLIEDDIYGDLYFGNNRPLCCKAYDNKGWVLWCSSASKTLAPGYRVGWVAPGRFREKVLQLKHMHAISSTAITQEAIAAFMDSGRYDQHLRQMRQTLHSNYLQYMHTIASHFPAGTQTSQPQGGLSLWVAFDKHLSAAELYEHALRQKISIAPGRMFTLQPQFNHCMRLSLGMAWTKQLEQRLQLLGKIAAGMM; translated from the coding sequence ATGAAGAAAGATTACCTGTATAGAGAGATATCTGCGAACATGGCCCGGCTTATCCGGGAAGGCGTGTTACAGCCGGGCGACAAACTGCCCTCTGTACGCGATATTTGCACAGAGCATGGGGTGAGCATGAATACGGCCAAAAGGGTATTCCTGGAACTGGAACGTGATGCGTTGGTAGAAGCAAAGCCGCAATCGGGTTACTACGTAAACAGGTTGCCATTCAGGAAACTGCAGATCCCTGAAACCAGCCATCCGTCGCCGCTGAACAGCCACTCCAGGCCATCGCACCTGATCGCAAAAGTATACGGGGATATGGGAAACCAGGGGCTGACGCTCTTTTCCATAGGCGCCCCTGCGAAAGAACTGCTTCCGGTTGCCAAACTAAACAAGGCCATCCTGCAAGCCACGAGGGACCTGCCAGGTTCCGGCACCGGATACGAGCCGTTAGCCGGTAACGAACGCCTGCGCCGCGCTATCGCCAAACGCTCGTTTCATTGGGGTGGTTACCTGACGGAAAATGATATTATCTCCACCGCCGGTGGCATGAATGCCATCGCTTTCTGTCTGATGGCCACTACACGTCGGGGTGATACACTTGCTGTGGAAAGCCCGATCTACCCGGGCATCCTGCAACTGGCCGTCAGCCTTGGCCTGAAAGTGCTGGAGCTTCCCACACATCCGCAAACAGGCGTGCATCCCACCAATCTGGAGAAAGTAATTCACCAGATCCATTGTTGCCTGCTTGTCACCAATTTCAACACTCCCCTGGGGAGCTGCATGCCGGATGAGCATAAACGCGCTATTGTTAAACTGATCACCCGGCATCGCATCCCACTCATCGAAGATGATATTTACGGCGACCTCTATTTCGGTAATAATCGCCCTCTTTGCTGCAAAGCCTACGACAACAAAGGCTGGGTACTATGGTGCAGCTCTGCCTCTAAAACACTGGCGCCCGGCTATCGCGTAGGCTGGGTGGCCCCCGGCCGGTTCAGGGAAAAAGTGCTGCAGCTAAAACACATGCATGCCATTTCTTCCACTGCTATTACCCAGGAAGCTATTGCCGCTTTCATGGACAGCGGCCGCTACGACCAGCACCTTCGTCAGATGCGCCAGACGCTGCACTCCAATTATCTTCAATACATGCATACCATCGCCTCCCACTTCCCTGCCGGCACGCAAACCAGCCAGCCACAGGGCGGTCTGAGCCTGTGGGTAGCTTTCGATAAACACCTCTCTGCTGCCGAGCTTTATGAGCATGCACTCCGTCAAAAAATCAGCATCGCTCCCGGCCGGATGTTCACGCTTCAACCTCAGTTTAATCACTGCATGCGCCTTTCTCTTGGCATGGCCTGGACGAAACAACTCGAACAGCGATTGCAGTTGTTAGGGAAAATCGCGGCCGGGATGATGTAA
- a CDS encoding right-handed parallel beta-helix repeat-containing protein, translating into MQQPIFAARRGFQAMVLAVLAGASLLAACSKSNSVITNQPVILPANAITATTLAGGAVKGVMLSDSTYIINGNITVLSSDTLTIQPGATIKVNKNAAFYVQGMIISEGSKDKPITFTTSTQQAGDWGGIQADSAKYVSFKWTKLLWTGGPDSSGNPRKTLFVAAPVQVNVWDCWIQGGQDDGIRCQNGAKVSILRNTIDAQGTTDGEAINIKTGATGDIAYNVIWGGAGSAIKIETSTTVQIPTTYVRVYNNTCVDNGFRRGAAEPGRGILCDAFGSGEFFNNLIVNNYEGLDIAPDANIAKVTYGNNFFYATVDSLRAGFYPVGSVGKPQSGDIISTGTNNNNPMFITYTTNPPNPSLRSNPNNFHLQSGSPATGKGNATYNNDIGAYTSDNKGNQH; encoded by the coding sequence ATGCAACAACCCATTTTTGCTGCCCGCAGAGGCTTCCAGGCGATGGTACTGGCGGTGCTGGCAGGAGCCTCTTTACTGGCTGCCTGCTCCAAATCAAATTCCGTGATCACCAATCAGCCGGTCATACTGCCTGCCAATGCCATCACCGCTACCACCCTTGCCGGTGGCGCCGTAAAAGGTGTCATGCTGTCTGATTCTACCTACATCATCAATGGTAATATCACTGTCTTATCTTCCGATACCCTCACCATACAACCCGGCGCAACTATCAAGGTCAATAAAAATGCTGCCTTCTATGTACAGGGGATGATTATTTCAGAGGGTAGCAAAGACAAGCCCATTACCTTCACTACGTCTACGCAGCAGGCTGGCGACTGGGGCGGGATACAGGCCGATAGCGCCAAATATGTAAGCTTCAAATGGACTAAACTGTTATGGACCGGTGGGCCGGATTCCAGTGGCAATCCGCGTAAAACACTCTTCGTAGCAGCGCCTGTACAGGTGAACGTATGGGATTGCTGGATTCAGGGCGGCCAGGACGATGGTATACGTTGCCAGAATGGAGCTAAAGTGAGCATCCTGCGTAACACCATCGATGCACAGGGCACTACCGATGGAGAAGCCATCAATATAAAAACCGGCGCTACCGGCGACATCGCATACAATGTTATCTGGGGCGGTGCAGGCAGTGCCATCAAAATAGAAACTTCTACCACGGTGCAGATACCCACTACTTATGTGCGCGTATATAACAACACCTGTGTAGACAATGGCTTCCGCCGTGGCGCTGCAGAGCCGGGAAGAGGTATACTCTGCGATGCATTCGGCAGCGGTGAGTTTTTCAATAACCTCATCGTCAATAATTATGAGGGTCTCGATATTGCACCGGATGCAAATATTGCCAAGGTCACATACGGTAACAATTTCTTTTATGCCACGGTAGATTCTCTGCGTGCAGGCTTCTATCCTGTTGGTTCTGTAGGTAAACCTCAGTCCGGTGATATTATTTCTACCGGCACCAATAACAACAATCCTATGTTTATCACCTATACCACCAATCCGCCGAATCCTTCACTGCGCAGCAATCCTAACAATTTTCATCTGCAGTCAGGCTCTCCGGCAACCGGTAAAGGTAACGCCACCTATAACAACGATATCGGCGCATATACCAGCGATAACAAAGGGAATCAGCATTAA
- a CDS encoding DinB family protein — protein MNKVYRKGATGALLDEYEKAVTELQQVIRDIPDHLLVHIADPLTSDDNCRSVQTVLAHVVSSAYSYAIYIQDLYHPPALRPEKKFRTTAADFEKDLSDAFLFTTVVFENIKDSELEEKKIAARWGQAYDIEQMMEHAIVHVLRHRRQLERFRISLGVPL, from the coding sequence ATGAATAAAGTATACAGGAAAGGAGCCACCGGAGCTTTACTGGACGAATATGAAAAAGCTGTTACTGAATTGCAACAGGTGATCCGTGATATACCGGATCACCTGTTGGTGCATATAGCAGATCCGCTTACATCGGACGACAACTGCCGGTCGGTGCAAACGGTGCTGGCGCACGTAGTTAGTTCAGCTTATAGTTATGCCATCTATATACAGGATCTTTATCATCCGCCGGCACTGCGGCCGGAGAAGAAATTCCGGACTACAGCTGCAGATTTTGAAAAGGATTTGTCAGATGCTTTTCTGTTCACTACTGTTGTATTTGAAAATATAAAAGACAGTGAGCTGGAGGAAAAAAAGATAGCGGCCCGATGGGGGCAGGCGTATGATATTGAACAAATGATGGAACATGCTATTGTGCATGTGCTGCGGCACAGGCGGCAACTGGAGCGATTCCGCATATCGCTTGGCGTACCGTTATAA
- a CDS encoding GNAT family N-acetyltransferase, with protein sequence MEENEITIRTGVENMDLPVIHRFLQQESYWAQGIGIDTVVNSLRHSYCIGAFVGERQVGFARLITDYNTFGWLADVFVVPEERGKAIGKHLMGFLMAQPWTARLRRIMLVTKDAHELYRRYGFREPGNPQLLMEVHRPDIHRQPEKAPLSIPDQQ encoded by the coding sequence ATGGAAGAAAACGAAATCACTATCAGAACAGGGGTGGAAAACATGGACCTGCCGGTTATTCACAGATTTTTACAGCAGGAATCTTATTGGGCTCAGGGAATCGGTATAGACACAGTTGTCAATTCACTAAGGCATTCTTATTGCATAGGTGCATTCGTCGGGGAACGCCAGGTTGGCTTCGCGCGGCTAATCACCGATTACAACACCTTTGGCTGGCTGGCAGACGTGTTTGTGGTGCCGGAAGAGCGAGGAAAGGCAATCGGAAAACACTTGATGGGCTTCCTGATGGCGCAGCCGTGGACGGCCCGTCTGCGAAGAATTATGCTGGTAACAAAGGATGCGCATGAGTTGTATCGCCGCTATGGTTTCCGGGAGCCTGGTAATCCGCAACTGCTGATGGAAGTACACCGGCCTGATATTCACCGGCAGCCTGAGAAAGCGCCGCTGAGTATACCGGATCAACAATGA